Proteins from a genomic interval of Chitinophagaceae bacterium:
- a CDS encoding 50S ribosomal protein L36 has protein sequence MKVRASVKKRSTDCKIVRRKGRIYIINKKNPKFKQRQG, from the coding sequence ATGAAAGTTAGAGCATCCGTTAAAAAGAGAAGTACGGACTGTAAAATAGTTCGGAGAAAAGGTAGAATTTATATTATTAATAAAAAGAACCCTAAGTTTAAACAAAGACAAGGTTAA
- a CDS encoding 30S ribosomal protein S13 → MARIAGIDIPRNKRGVISLTYIHGVGKSTAELILTQAGVDFSKKVQDWDDNDLTSIRQIIQDNFKVEGALRSSVQMDIKRLMDIGCYRGIRHRKRLPVRGQKTQTNSRTRKGKRKTVAGKKKVTK, encoded by the coding sequence ATGGCTAGAATTGCAGGTATCGATATTCCAAGGAATAAAAGAGGTGTTATATCATTAACTTACATTCATGGTGTGGGGAAATCAACAGCAGAGCTTATCTTAACTCAGGCTGGTGTAGATTTTAGTAAAAAAGTACAGGATTGGGATGATAATGATTTGACATCAATTCGTCAGATCATTCAGGACAACTTCAAAGTTGAAGGTGCTCTTCGCTCAAGTGTACAAATGGACATTAAGCGATTAATGGATATTGGTTGTTACAGAGGCATTCGTCATAGAAAGCGTTTACCGGTAAGAGGTCAGAAAACTCAAACCAACTCAAGAACAAGAAAAGGAAAAAGAAAGACAGTTGCCGGTAAGAAAAAGGTAACTAAATAA